One genomic window of Miscanthus floridulus cultivar M001 unplaced genomic scaffold, ASM1932011v1 fs_453_4_5, whole genome shotgun sequence includes the following:
- the LOC136531841 gene encoding lecithin-cholesterol acyltransferase-like 1 produces MATHLHRLLLLFLPSLLLFRRGTPPPPPPNPSAAVYPVVLVPGNTCSQLEARLTDAYEPPPESPQCGAGSNERGRWFRLWRNATAMDDPAVAPCLSDQLRVVYDPAARDFRNVPGVETRVLGFGSTAGFLADTEANKDLCMRRLVEALQQAGYRDGETLFGAPYDFRQAPAARGQPCRAFGRFTRRLRALVERASRENGEKPVVLVSHSQGGYFALEFLNRSPLSWRRKYVKHYVMASTGPGGFLLPLRNLASTPGEAVEAPDAFVALPSPVVFGAGTPPLVVTRDRNYTASDMLEFLTAIGVPPLGVTLYETRALPVQLGFRAPLVPTTCVNGVGVSTMKQLVYWDGNFSETPEVVYGDGDGLLPLASILALDTVIGSDPRQEYYKSIKLADTSHAGVVSDAAALKRVVDEILWSTPM; encoded by the exons ATGGCCACACACCTCCACCGCCTGCTGCTGCTCTTCCTCCCTTCGCTCCTACTCTTCCGCCgcggcacgccgccgccgccgcctcccaatCCCAGCGCTGCCGTGTACCCTGTCGTGCTGGTGCCGGGAAACACCTGCAGCCAGCTCGAGGCGCGCCTCACGGACGCGTACGAGCCGCCCCCGGAGTCGCCGCAATGCGGCGCGGGCAGCAACGAGCGCGGCCGGTGGTTCCGACTGTGGAGGAACGCCACGGCCATGGACGACCCCGCCGTCGCGCCGtgcctctccgaccagctccgCGTCGTCTACGACCCCGCCGCCCGCGACTTCCGCAACGTGCCCGGCGTGGAGACCCGCGTCCTCGGCTTCGGCTCCACCGCCGGATTCCTCGCCGACACCGAAGCCAACAA AGACCTGTGCATGAGGAGGCTCGTCGAGGCGCTGCAGCAAGCGGGGTACCGCGACGGCGAGACGCTGTTCGGCGCGCCGTACGACTTCCGTCAGGCTCCCGCCGCGCGGGGGCAGCCGTGCCGTGCCTTCGGGCGGTTCACCCGGCGGCTGAGGGCGCTCGTGGAGCGCGCGAGCAGGGAGAACGGGGAGAAGCCCGTCGTCCTCGTGTCGCACAGCCAGGGGGGCTACTTCGCGCTGGAGTTCCTGAACCGGAGCCCGCTGTCGTGGCGCCGGAAGTACGTCAAGCACTACGTCATGGCGTCCACGGGCCCCGGCGGATTCCTGCTCCCCCTGCGGAACCTCGCTTCCACGCCCGGCGAAGCGGTGGAAGCCCCCGATGCGTTCGTGGCTCTGCCGTCGCCGGTGGTGTTCGGCGCCGGCACGCCGCCGCTGGTCGTCACGCGGGACAGGAACTACACGGCGAGCGACATGTTGGAGTTTTTGACGGCGATCGGGGTGCCCCCGCTCGGGGTGACGCTGTACGAGACGCGGGCGCTCCCGGTGCAGCTCGGCTTCCGGGCGCCGCTGGTGCCGACGACCTGCGTCAACGGCGTCGGCGTGTCCACGATGAAGCAGCTGGTGTACTGGGACGGCAACTTCAGCGAGACGCCGGAGGTGGtgtacggcgacggcgacggcttgTTACCCTTGGCGAGCATACTGGCGCTCGACACGGTGATCGGCAGTGACCCGAGGCAGGAGTACTACAAGTCTATCAAGCTTGCCGACACGTCTCACGCCGGCGTTGTCTCAGATGCTGCGGCCTTGAAGCGTGTCGTTGATGAGATTCTTTGGAGCACTCCGATGTGA
- the LOC136531839 gene encoding probable RNA-dependent RNA polymerase 4, translating to MPAGEAETQWRGGTVESAVAEAAQQSAVVVVSPLKCFTEETVSEDYKCRWTDLYREYLKKSSSLCKLADQEARDHGFRELYQDYKRILYDAEDFDASPRSHLELLNEACAIYQVVYERAMVGNEVSKCGFAWKVAGRALCELYLLKHGGERVTCLRSVLEDAFKKYRA from the exons ATGCCGGCCGGTGAAGCGGAGACACAATGGAGGGGAGGCACGGTGGAGAGTGCGGTAGCTGAGGCGGCGCAGCAGAGCGCGGTCGTGGTG GTATCTCCCCTGAAATGCTTTACTGAGGAAACAGTATCTGAAGACTATAAGTGCCGGTGGACAGATCTTTATCGCGAGTACCTGAAAAAGAGCTCCTCACTGTGTAAGCTGGCGGACCAAGAAGCACGGGACCATGGGTTCCGGGAACTCTACCAAGACTACAAGCGG ATCCTGTACGACGCCGAGGACTTTGACGCGAGCCCACGGAGCCACTTGGAACTTTTGAACGAGGCCTGCGCGATATACCAGGTGGTCTATGAGCGTGCGATGGTCGGCAACGAGGTGAGCAAGTGCGGGTTCGCGTGGAAGGTGGCCGGCCGTGCCCTGTGCGAGCTCTACCTGCTGAAGCATGGCGGCGAGAGGGTCACCTGCCTGCGCTCCGTTCTTGAGGATGCTTTCAAGAAGTACCGGGCGTAG